From the Dunckerocampus dactyliophorus isolate RoL2022-P2 chromosome 12, RoL_Ddac_1.1, whole genome shotgun sequence genome, one window contains:
- the si:ch211-14c7.2 gene encoding uncharacterized protein si:ch211-14c7.2 gives MRPRWSTMLQHNNNNNYPCLSSSPREAPLKCSSASLPLPSRLELGLGDLPLIRGLRAWALCSKNRQKGGAPVGGGQAPATPPAGLRTSCSRPADVHLSRGWGRTGYGLPLDARQSGIGALVTVATLKTSEGNGKTQTQCLFVRNDKGSCLYSTAKPASGGTTGAGGWLRGKSGAVRRDDASTLQTENSSAVRGRVRSGRRWRKSGHAAGREKRGKGEEPEEEAAKKQEVGLERLPGSEQHDGGGCQDSERLPWSPGFCQHDSSTQVEEDGLRGGVPTRLSQEKTPMKKQREEEEEEEDPLRRTDILEGPDPDLESIHSQAECGGSKDSNMKGENQDVILPTGEEEEGSEVTGRHTEPSHPAGDSTCKAESEVLRVERVQGNAELERTVKLNTTRGHVDDNGHLEGELSQLEVQRGDDGVDKADWTLKGRKEGGVSPVAPRLHNPVPTMHPTGTMATTLPRVDAEEEDRGPDGRELAGREEKHGEEEEENDFGVFMQAEGGAAWSEGVAMSAPVPCGSSVAFEESSDWKPTWTGSSTLQSGDAWTAFPQDEGQDGAGQWWPEEERRDRDDDHNLAGLFASAFPSLPDLPSCDPGDPDVFPTLTQLLGRSSGQEQRLLDGFHDFSKMIVHRYKRGSGGVSRELLLRSLRMEQPSTDSRPVTWWANRRPSPGLHSSNQHAHSASAKRRLSCDYNRSVTD, from the exons ATGCGTCCCAGGTGGAGCACCATGCTgcagcacaacaacaacaacaactaccCCTGCCTCAGCAGTTCCCCCCGCGAGGCCCCTCTCAAGTGCTCCTCCGCCTCCCTGCCCCTCCCCAGTAGACTGGAGCTGGGCCTGGGTGACCTGCCGCTCATTCGGGGGTTGCGAGCTTGGGCCCTGTGCTCCAAGAACCGCCAAAAGGGCGGTGCTCCAGTGGGGGGTGGACAAGCACCGGCAACACCACCTGCCGGCCTGAGGACTTCCTGTTCAAGGCCGGCGGACGTGCACCTGAGCAGAGGGTGGGGCCGCACGGGGTACGGCCTCCCTCTGGACGCCAGGCAGTCGGGAATCGGCGCTCTGGTGACAGTGGCCACCCTGAAGACGTCTGAAGGCAACGGAAAGACGCAGACTCAGTGTCTCTTTGTCCGCAATGACAAAGGAAGTTGTTTGTACTCCACAGCTAAGCCCGCCTCCGGTGGGACGACTGGGGCGGGGGGCTGGCTGAGAGGGAAGTCGGGGGCAGTGAGGAGAGACGACGCTTCCACTCTTCAAACGGAGAATTCAAGTGCGGTCAGAGGTCGAGTGCGGTCAGGCCGGAGATGGAGGAAGTCTGGTCACGCCGCTGGCCGAGAGAAAAGAGGCAAGGGGGAGGAGCCTGAGGAGGAAGCTGcaaagaaacaggaagtgggctTGGAGCGTCTTCCCGGCTCCGAGCAGCATGACGGGGGGGGCTGTCAGGACAGTGAAAGACTGCCATGGAGTCCTGGATTCTGTCAACATGATTCCAGCACTCAGGTGGAGGAAGACGGGCTGAGAGGAGGCGTTCCAACAAGGCTGAGCCAGGAGAAAACGCCCATGAAGAAGCagcgggaagaggaggaggaggaggaggacccaCTTCGTAGGACTGACATTTTGGAGGGGCCGGACCCTGACCTGGAATCTATTCACTCTCAAGCGGAATGTGGAGGCAGCAAGGACTCAAACATGAAAGGGGAAAACCAGGACGTCATCCTTCCtacaggagaagaagaagaagggagtGAAGTCACAGGCAGACACACCGAGCCCTCCCATCCTGCAGGGGACAGCACCTGCAAAGCTGAAAGTGAAGTTCTCCGGGTCGAGAGGGTGCAGGGGAACGCCGAGCTGGAGCGCACTGTGAAGTTAAACACAACACGAGGACACGTGGACGACAACGGCCATCTTGAGGGGGAACTTTCACAATTAGAAGTACAGAGAGGAGATGATGGCGTTGACAAAGCTGATTGGACGCTAAAGGGGAGAAAAGAGGGCGGAGTCTCTCCTGTTGCTCCGCGCCTGCATAATCCTGTCCCCACCATGCACCCCACGGGCACCATGGCAACCACTCTGCCCCGCGTGGacgcagaagaagaagacagaggCCCAGACGGGAGAGAGCTGGCGGGCCGGGAGGAGAAGCatggcgaggaggaggaggaaaatgacTTTGGAGTGTTCATGCAGGCAGAGGGAGGAGCAGCGTGGAGCGAGGGCGTCGCCATGTCTGCCCCAGTGCCTTGTGGGAGCTCAGTTG CATTTGAGGAGTCATCTGACTGGAAGCCCACCTGGACAGGAAGCTCGACCCTGCAGTCAGGTGACGCCTGGACCGCCTTTCCTCAGGATGAGGGTCAGGATGGGGCAGGACAGTGGTGGCctgaggaggagaggagagacCGCGATGATGATCACAATCTG GCGGGTCTCTTTGCGTCAGCATTCCCCTCGCTGCCCGACCTACCCTCCTGCGACCCCGGTGACCCTGACGTTTTTCCCACACTGACGCAGCTCCTGGGACGAAGCAGCGGTCAGGAGCAGCG GCTTCTGGACGGCTTCCATGATTTCAGCAAAATGATCGTCCACAGATACAAACGAGGAAGTGGCGGCGTGTCACGTGAGCTGTTGCTGCGGTCCTTACGCATGGAGCAGCCCAGCACA GACAGCAGACCAGTCACCTGGTGGGCCAATCGTCGCCCCTCCCCTGGCCTCCACTCATCCAACCAGCACGCCCACAGTGCGTCTGCCAAGCGACGGCTGTCATGCGACTACAACAGAAGCGTCACGGACTGA